From Ipomoea triloba cultivar NCNSP0323 chromosome 5, ASM357664v1, the proteins below share one genomic window:
- the LOC116019537 gene encoding short-chain dehydrogenase reductase 3a-like produces MNSHFWALTGTLSRFADEIAREKKVQVFAIRIDCSNSQSIREAFEGVLSIGFVEVLVYNAYKEVSKKPTNFVDIKVDQFEKSMAVSSIGAFHCAQQVSPGMVERGRGTILFSGCSAPVSGVAGFYELCCGKFALRGLSQCLAREMRQENLLFLERLR; encoded by the exons ATGAACTCCCATTTTTGGGCACTTACAGGTACATTGTCGAGATTCGCAGACGAGATTGCGAGAGAAAAGAAGGTGCAAGTGTTCGCTATCCGTATAGACTGTTCGAATTCTCAGAGCATACGAGAGGCCTTCGAGGGGGTCCTGTCCATCGGATTCGTCGAGGTTTTAGTGTATAACGCGTACAAGGAGGTGTCTAAGAAGCCCACCAACTTCGTGGATATTAAGGTTGACCAGTTTGAGAAATCCATGGCCGTTTCCTCTATCGGAGCCTTCCACTGCGCTCAACAG GTATCGCCGGGCATGGTGGAAAGGGGTAGAGGGACGATTCTCTTCTCCGGATGCTCCGCCCCCGTTTCCGGCGTTGCTGGCTTTTATGAATTAT GTTGCGGGAAATTTGCTTTGAGAGGATTATCGCAGTGTCTGGCGAGGGAGATGAGGcaagaaaatttattatttcttgAAAGGCTCCGATGA
- the LOC116019536 gene encoding uncharacterized protein LOC116019536 yields MEGAEELLPQSVEELLQKICAEQSQEAPDVEVRRRLGAIGEEGANRILKKIASRPIKTTLNAFIIYMLNRYPKCVSSEDHRSPFSTPHKSHFTKSSPHKPTGLLRFYPPLQDTRRMLFPIDDLESRLAKKIGGCSSSQVSLPIVTHTATTSSTIRGTCSLLPPPQEKITITTTTAQKRSGSSSSSLQEKLKEPEVKKLKLGMDIDRNASIACGHIDALELVEKMAPPADLERLEGQETEELFKSSIHKSMEAIFHMVELQKRMGVCMSELKTYQEEKESLKKELSDEVEKVRLLSYQIATAEAKITSLTNNCKEVTTTMNELLCDEVEAAYLKGKVKMQQEIYQVLRDRFPDDFDICSWNLPVQLQLPSSSSNNTMIPPLVMLDEDDTELQEAGF; encoded by the exons ATGGAAGGTGCAGAGGAGCTGCTGCCGCAGTCGGTGGAGGAGCTGCTGCAGAAGATATGCGCTGAGCAGTCACAGGAGGCGCCGGACGTGGAGGTGAGGAGACGGCTGGGCGCCATCGGCGAAGAGGGGGCTAACAGAATCTTGAAGAAAATAGCTAGCCGTCCCATCAAAACAACTTTGAACGCCTTCATCATTTACATGTTGAATAGATACCCAAAGTGTGTGAGTAGTGAAGATCACAGGAGCCCCTTTTCCACGCCACACAAATCTCATTTCACCAAATCTTCTCCACACAAACCCACCGGCTTGTTGCGCTTCTATCCTCCTCTAC AGGATACTCGTAGGATGTTATTCCCAATTGACGACTTGGAATCTCGACTGGCGAAGAAAATTGGTGGGTGCTCTTCTTCCCAGGTTTCCTTGCCTATTGTTACCCACACTGCTACAACTTCTTCAACCATCAGGGGGACTTGTAGTCTTCTCCCTCCCCCTCAGGAAAAGATTAcaattactactactactgctcAGAAGAGAAgtggttcttcttcttcttccctgcAGGAGAAATTAAAGGAGCCCGAGGTTAAGAAACTCAAGCTTGGGATGGATATAGATCGAAATGCTTCCATTGCTTGCGGTCATATCGATGCCTTGGAGCTTGTAGAAAAGATGGCTCCCCCAGCTGACCTAGAGAGGCTGGAGGGACAAGAGACAGAAGAGCTATTCAAGTCCTCTATACACAAGTCTATGGag GCCATCTTCCACATGGTTGAGTTGCAGAAGCGCATGGGAGTGTGCATGAGTGAGCTAAAGACCTACCAAGAGGAGAAAGAAAGTTTAAAGAAAGAGTTGAGTGATGAGGTTGAAAAGGTGAGGTTGTTGAGCTATCAAATTGCCACCGCGGAGGCCAAGATCACTTCACTAACCAACAATTGCAAGGAGGTGACAACAACAATGAATGAACTACTCTGTGATGAGGTTGAAGCCGCTTACTTGAAAGGCAAAGTGAAGATGCAGCAAGAGATCTATCAAGTGCTGCGAGATCGCTTCCCTGACGACTTCGATATCTGTTCATGGAATTTGCCAGTTCAGCTCCAACTTCCTTCTTCTTCGTCCAACAATACTATGATTCCTCCCCTTGTGATGTTGGATGAAGATGATACTGAACTACAGGAGGCCGGATTTTAA